The Brasilonema sennae CENA114 genome includes a region encoding these proteins:
- a CDS encoding response regulator, whose amino-acid sequence MGEKSKTILLVEDNPDVGFLIQSLFHAANLPVSFQVIKNGQEAVDYLSGKEPYLNRENYPLPVIILTNINMPYMSGFELLAWVKQHPELKNLPVVVMSTYDDPKHLIQAASLGAYSYFIQTSSFDGLVDIAAKFVS is encoded by the coding sequence ATGGGGGAGAAAAGTAAAACCATTTTGTTAGTCGAAGATAACCCTGATGTAGGGTTTCTGATTCAGTCTTTATTTCATGCTGCTAATTTGCCAGTTTCTTTTCAAGTTATCAAGAATGGACAAGAAGCTGTGGATTACTTGTCGGGTAAAGAACCTTATCTTAACAGAGAGAATTACCCACTACCAGTAATCATATTGACAAATATAAATATGCCCTATATGTCAGGTTTTGAGTTACTTGCATGGGTCAAGCAGCATCCCGAACTGAAGAATTTACCAGTTGTGGTCATGAGTACCTATGACGATCCAAAGCATTTGATTCAAGCTGCCAGCTTAGGCGCTTACTCGTACTTCATTCAAACATCATCTTTTGATGGCTTGGTAGACATAGCGGCAAAATTCGTATCGTAG